One Acidimicrobiales bacterium genomic window carries:
- a CDS encoding poly-gamma-glutamate hydrolase family protein — protein sequence MNRPIRSAVVDDRTPGRVEPIEHLTDLLALPGVVEEFHLRSTTGVCALHGGGLERATEVVAREVANRIDGSLYAVVQPDGCRRHLPSTRFVPGVSSSLDAFLGRVDTVLSIHGYGRHDDFWAVLVGGADRTAAHHVAGHLRGVLPEEYRVVDDVEAMPRSLRGLHPDNPVNRVDGGGVQVELPPSIRWNRDHRDWSDRDGTPRAEHLDLLIDGLVAALEDPDRPDRTIGQAR from the coding sequence GTGAACCGACCTATCCGGTCGGCGGTGGTCGACGACCGAACGCCGGGACGGGTTGAACCCATCGAGCACCTGACCGACCTTCTGGCCCTGCCCGGGGTGGTCGAGGAGTTCCACCTCCGGTCGACAACCGGCGTGTGCGCCCTCCACGGTGGGGGCCTGGAACGGGCCACCGAAGTGGTGGCCCGAGAGGTGGCGAACCGGATCGACGGTTCGCTTTACGCAGTGGTCCAGCCCGATGGCTGTCGACGCCACCTCCCGTCCACCCGCTTCGTGCCCGGGGTGTCGTCGAGCCTGGACGCGTTCCTTGGTCGGGTGGACACCGTGTTGTCGATTCACGGTTACGGCCGACACGACGACTTCTGGGCCGTACTGGTCGGTGGAGCCGACCGTACGGCGGCCCATCATGTGGCTGGCCATCTCCGGGGGGTTCTGCCCGAGGAGTACCGGGTGGTCGACGACGTGGAGGCCATGCCTCGGTCGCTCCGCGGCCTGCACCCCGACAACCCCGTGAACCGGGTGGACGGTGGCGGCGTCCAGGTCGAGTTGCCACCCAGCATCCGGTGGAACCGCGACCACCGGGACTGGTCGGATCGGGACGGTACGCCCCGGGCCGAACATCTCGACCTCCTCATCGACGGCCTGGTGGCCGCCCTGGAGGATCCCGACCGACCCGATCGGACCATCGGACAGGCCCGCTAA